The following proteins are encoded in a genomic region of Deltaproteobacteria bacterium:
- a CDS encoding ABC transporter substrate-binding protein: MNVAVLAFLSFTLCATAAPSLWAQERMTVLYPSPAGSWMIPVIAKEAKYFEREGLSLEYVRVGGSTRIVAALLGGSAQIIHAGEPAIIPAVQRGADTVVIAAISRAVQHRLMARPEIREVKDLKGKTVGITTFGSTSDYVLRFALQKHGLDANKDVSIMQTGGQPEGLLAMVAGKIYAQRMGFPFHLKAQQMGMRELVDFSQLGLEENIGAMITTRAYIAQKRGTVLRYLRAFIRGMQRFKTDKEFAKKVYGKFAQINDDALLEANWQEYAGHLLRVPRPTLKGIQQVIDSGTIGKVDVKAERLVDFSLVDELEKSGFIESVYKE, encoded by the coding sequence ATGAACGTTGCTGTTTTGGCTTTTCTTAGTTTTACTTTATGTGCCACAGCGGCGCCGAGCTTATGGGCGCAGGAACGGATGACGGTGCTCTATCCGAGTCCGGCCGGCAGTTGGATGATTCCGGTGATCGCCAAGGAAGCGAAATACTTCGAGCGCGAAGGTTTGTCGCTTGAGTATGTGCGCGTCGGCGGCAGCACGCGCATCGTCGCGGCGTTGCTCGGGGGCAGCGCGCAGATCATTCATGCCGGCGAGCCGGCGATCATTCCGGCGGTGCAGCGCGGCGCCGACACCGTCGTCATCGCCGCGATCAGCCGGGCGGTGCAGCACCGCTTGATGGCGCGGCCGGAGATTCGCGAGGTCAAAGACCTCAAGGGCAAAACCGTCGGCATCACGACCTTCGGTTCGACTTCGGATTACGTACTGCGCTTCGCACTGCAAAAACATGGTCTAGACGCCAACAAGGATGTATCGATCATGCAGACCGGCGGGCAGCCGGAGGGATTGCTGGCGATGGTCGCGGGAAAAATTTACGCTCAGCGTATGGGCTTTCCATTCCACTTAAAAGCGCAGCAGATGGGCATGCGCGAGTTGGTCGATTTTTCTCAGCTCGGCTTGGAAGAAAACATCGGCGCGATGATCACCACGCGGGCTTACATCGCGCAGAAGCGCGGCACGGTGTTGCGCTACCTGCGCGCGTTCATCCGCGGCATGCAGCGCTTCAAAACCGACAAAGAGTTCGCCAAGAAAGTCTACGGCAAGTTCGCCCAGATCAACGACGACGCGCTGCTCGAAGCCAATTGGCAAGAGTACGCCGGCCATCTTTTGCGCGTACCGCGGCCGACGCTGAAAGGGATTCAGCAAGTGATCGACAGCGGCACGATCGGTAAAGTCGATGTCAAAGCGGAGCGCTTGGTGGATTTTTCGCTGGTCGACGAACTGGAAAAGAGCGGCTTCATCGAGTCGGTCTACAAGGAATAA
- a CDS encoding serine protease, which produces MIESLLLAVTRVSTLAGQMLMTNATGFFFERDDRLFLVTSRHVVLDEASNHRPDRLEIELHVDPINIGAVIHWSMPLYSGNQPLWHQGIDSGGSVDIVAVEIARTALPETIILSAFTAAHLVAELDRIEVGTPVLIVGFPLGFHDTLHHLAVARQAVVASAFGIRFQGQGYFLTDARMHRGTSGAPVVARVTSERSGRGDLAWMLLGVHCGRMDMTNRDIHEDERLDLNSAWYADVLLRLTE; this is translated from the coding sequence TTGATCGAATCACTATTATTGGCGGTAACCCGGGTTTCAACCCTGGCGGGTCAAATGCTCATGACCAACGCCACCGGTTTTTTCTTCGAGCGCGATGACCGATTATTCCTCGTGACCAGCCGCCATGTCGTGCTCGATGAGGCCAGTAATCACCGGCCGGACCGGTTGGAAATTGAGCTGCACGTGGATCCGATAAACATCGGCGCGGTGATTCATTGGTCGATGCCGCTTTATTCTGGAAACCAACCGTTGTGGCACCAGGGGATAGACTCCGGTGGCAGCGTCGACATCGTCGCCGTGGAGATTGCGCGCACAGCTCTGCCCGAAACGATCATTCTCTCGGCGTTTACAGCGGCTCATCTCGTCGCTGAATTGGATCGCATCGAAGTCGGAACTCCGGTGCTGATTGTCGGTTTTCCATTGGGGTTTCACGACACCTTGCATCATCTAGCGGTGGCGCGCCAAGCGGTGGTCGCCTCGGCGTTCGGCATTCGTTTTCAAGGACAAGGTTATTTTTTGACCGACGCTAGGATGCACCGCGGCACCAGTGGAGCTCCGGTGGTTGCGCGTGTGACGAGCGAGCGTTCCGGCCGCGGCGATCTCGCCTGGATGCTGCTCGGTGTTCATTGCGGGCGCATGGACATGACCAACCGCGATATTCATGAGGACGAGCGATTGGATCTCAACAGCGCCTGGTATGCCGATGTTCTGCTGAGATTAACCGAGTAG
- a CDS encoding transglutaminase family protein, translated as MPEDFFQRRVYPVGRGVFIDVAQHHGRGRDYRRGIGDALSLGEKLDDVFPGRRGVCQDFSHLMISCLSSTGLAARYVSGYLLTRPAPGKPRRVGADASHAWVSLFVPGMGWIDFDPTNSLMPSLEHITIGWGRDFADVTPLRGVINGGGEQTLEVKVTVEPS; from the coding sequence GTGCCAGAGGACTTTTTCCAACGCCGCGTCTATCCGGTTGGCCGCGGCGTGTTCATTGATGTGGCGCAGCATCATGGTCGCGGCCGTGATTATCGCCGCGGGATTGGCGATGCCCTTTCCCTTGGCGAGAAACTTGATGACGTTTTCCCGGGTCGGCGCGGCGTATGCCAGGACTTTAGCCACTTGATGATTTCGTGCTTGAGTTCCACCGGGCTGGCGGCGCGTTACGTGAGCGGTTATTTGCTCACGCGTCCGGCGCCCGGCAAGCCGCGGCGCGTCGGCGCCGACGCTTCTCATGCATGGGTATCTTTATTTGTTCCCGGTATGGGCTGGATCGACTTCGACCCGACCAATAGCCTTATGCCGTCGTTGGAGCATATCACCATCGGCTGGGGCCGCGATTTCGCCGACGTGACACCGTTGCGCGGTGTGATCAACGGCGGCGGCGAGCAAACTCTCGAAGTTAAAGTGACCGTCGAGCCCTCGTAG